Proteins from one Hyperolius riggenbachi isolate aHypRig1 chromosome 4, aHypRig1.pri, whole genome shotgun sequence genomic window:
- the LOC137571048 gene encoding uncharacterized protein produces the protein MDKDSDIDTFLQGFERTCRQYGVPREQWARYLTPGLRGKALEAFVSLPQEEETDFEAIKKAIIARYHLTPEVYRKRFRTVQRGPNDSYLDHACNLRTAFQQWVKGLAVETFDALQELIIKDQFLHTCPVEVRQFVRDREPKTVDEAAKVADAYTSNRASDFRRTTTPSWKGEKPARPSPLSTQRSQVQQPPGGRTTTVDTRRCFACNKPGHISATCPEKKKEAPNSGGARNALCATRNAGSYAENLQPVTVGDTVTTGLRDTGAEVTLVHPQLVNPEEYIPGKTMAVKGVGGVTPAIPTALVHLDWGAGSGMKEVGVTDAIPTNVLLGTDLGRLKLPVL, from the exons atggacaaggactctgacatagacactttcctacaggggtttgaaaggacttgtcggcagtatggggtgccccgtgagcagtgggcaagatacctcacaccagggctgagaggcaaggccctggaggcgtttgtgagtctcccccaggaggaagaaacagactttgaggcaattaagaaagccatcattgcacgataccacctcacgccagaggtgtatcgcaaacgtttcaggacagtgcagcgaggtcctaatgacagttacctggatcatgcgtgcaacctgcgcactgccttccagcagtgggtaaaaggactggctgttgaaacctttgatgccctgcaggaactgataataaaagaccagttcctccacacttgccctgttgaggtccggcagtttgtacgggaccgagagccaaagaccgtggatgaggcagcgaaagttgctgatgcctacacgtccaatcgagcatctgattttcggaggactacgacgcccagctggaagggagaaaagcctgcgagaccttctcctctgagcacccagcgaagccaagtccagcagccgcctggaggtagaacaaccaccgttgacactcggagatgttttgcctgtaacaaaccgggtcacatcagtgctacaTGCCCagagaagaagaaggaagccccaaactctggcggggcccggaatgcgttgtgtgccaccaggaatgcaggtagctatgcagagaatctgcaacctgtcacggttggggatacagttaccaccggtctaagagacactggagcagaggtgactctagtgcacccccagcttgtgaaccctgaggagtacattcctggcaagactatggctgtcaaaggagttgggggcgtcacccccgccatacccaccgccttggtccacctggattggggggccggcagcggaatgaaagaagtgggggtaacggatgccatccccacgaacgttttgttgggtactgacctggggcggtta AAGCTACCAGTGTTATAG